In Bacillus toyonensis BCT-7112, a single window of DNA contains:
- a CDS encoding MarR family winged helix-turn-helix transcriptional regulator: protein MLQYEHFLDLLLDNAKKLFYPEEWVSLDLTLSKTEVFCLLWMERNTDITMTKIADLLDIPMSTTTGVVNRLVKKGYIERYRDENDRRIVLIRLTENGVMLVQEVKQNAAHYFSLVTEALSEEEKAFLLQIFQKIMNHIATSQQKIEEKVSTPRMKNIPIE, encoded by the coding sequence TTGTTGCAATATGAACACTTTTTAGACTTACTGCTAGATAACGCCAAGAAACTTTTCTATCCTGAAGAATGGGTAAGCCTTGATTTAACACTTTCCAAGACAGAAGTATTTTGTTTACTTTGGATGGAGCGAAATACAGATATTACAATGACAAAAATTGCTGACCTTCTTGATATACCGATGAGTACAACGACAGGTGTTGTAAATCGCCTTGTAAAAAAGGGGTATATTGAACGGTACCGTGATGAAAACGATCGACGCATTGTATTAATTCGTTTAACAGAAAACGGCGTAATGCTCGTTCAAGAAGTAAAACAAAATGCAGCCCATTACTTTAGCCTAGTGACAGAAGCATTGTCAGAAGAAGAAAAAGCATTCTTACTACAAATCTTCCAAAAAATTATGAATCACATTGCTACGTCACAGCAAAAAATAGAAGAAAAGGTTTCTACACCTAGAATGAAAAACATTCCGATTGAATAA
- a CDS encoding YiaA/YiaB family inner membrane protein: MRRRNTQAFTFLAWTSFVCALSGMLIGIYTLDETLSVKGYYLIGTLFLTMSCFVLQKTIRDNEEDNERFPKNKPLDKE, from the coding sequence ATGAGAAGAAGAAATACGCAAGCGTTCACGTTTTTAGCATGGACTTCATTTGTTTGTGCGCTTTCAGGGATGCTAATTGGGATTTACACGTTAGATGAAACGCTTAGTGTAAAAGGGTACTATTTAATTGGAACGTTATTTTTAACGATGTCTTGTTTTGTATTACAAAAAACAATTCGTGATAATGAAGAAGATAACGAGAGATTTCCAAAAAATAAACCGTTAGATAAAGAGTAA
- the gatC gene encoding Asp-tRNA(Asn)/Glu-tRNA(Gln) amidotransferase subunit GatC: protein MSRISVENVKHVAHLARLAITDQEAEKFQKQLDAIVTFAEQLNELDTTDVKPTTHVLTMKNVMREDVPEKGLPVEEVLKNAPDHKDNQIRVPAVLE, encoded by the coding sequence GTGTCAAGAATTTCCGTTGAGAATGTAAAGCACGTAGCACATTTAGCACGTCTTGCAATTACTGATCAAGAAGCAGAAAAATTTCAAAAACAACTAGATGCAATAGTTACATTTGCAGAACAGTTAAATGAATTAGATACAACAGATGTAAAACCAACAACTCATGTATTAACTATGAAAAATGTTATGCGTGAAGATGTGCCAGAAAAAGGTTTACCAGTAGAAGAAGTATTAAAAAATGCACCGGATCACAAAGATAATCAAATCCGTGTTCCAGCAGTATTAGAATAG
- the gatA gene encoding Asp-tRNA(Asn)/Glu-tRNA(Gln) amidotransferase subunit GatA encodes MSLFDHSVSELHKKLNNKEISVTDLVEESYKRIADVEDNVKAFLTLDEENARAKAKELDAKIGAEDNGLLFGMPIGVKDNIVTNGLRTTCASKMLANFDPIYDATVVQKLKAADTVTIGKLNMDEFAMGSSNENSGFYATKNPWNLDYVPGGSSGGSAAAVAAGEVLFSLGSDTGGSIRQPAAYCGVVGLKPTYGRVSRYGLVAFASSLDQIGPITRTVEDNAYLLQAISGIDRMDATSANVEVGNYLAGLTGDVKGLRIAVPKEYLGEGVGEEARESVLAALKVLEGMGATWEEVSLPHSKYALATYYLLSSSEASANLSRFDGVRYGVRSDNVNNLLDLYKNTRSEGFGDEVKRRIMLGTFALSSGYYDAYYKKAQQVRTLIKNDFENVFANYDVIIGPTTPTPAFKVGEKVDDPMTMYANDILTIPVNLAGVPAISVPCGFGANSMPLGLQIIGKHFDEATIYRVAHAFEQATDYHTKKASL; translated from the coding sequence ATGTCATTATTTGATCATTCTGTATCAGAGTTACATAAGAAGTTAAACAACAAAGAAATTTCCGTTACGGATTTAGTAGAAGAATCTTACAAACGTATTGCGGATGTTGAAGATAACGTAAAAGCTTTTCTTACATTAGATGAAGAAAATGCACGCGCGAAAGCGAAAGAATTAGATGCTAAGATCGGCGCTGAAGATAATGGTTTATTATTCGGTATGCCAATCGGTGTAAAAGATAACATTGTAACTAACGGTCTTCGTACTACTTGTGCGAGCAAAATGTTAGCAAACTTTGATCCAATTTACGATGCGACAGTTGTGCAAAAGTTAAAAGCTGCTGACACAGTTACAATCGGTAAATTAAATATGGACGAGTTCGCAATGGGTTCTTCAAATGAAAACTCAGGTTTCTACGCTACAAAAAATCCATGGAACTTAGATTACGTTCCAGGCGGATCTAGTGGTGGTTCTGCAGCAGCTGTAGCAGCAGGAGAAGTATTATTCTCTCTAGGTTCTGATACGGGTGGTTCTATTCGTCAGCCAGCTGCATATTGCGGTGTTGTAGGTTTAAAACCAACTTACGGACGCGTATCTCGTTACGGATTAGTAGCATTCGCATCTTCACTTGACCAAATCGGACCGATTACACGTACAGTAGAAGACAATGCATACTTATTACAAGCTATTTCAGGTATTGACCGCATGGATGCAACTTCTGCAAATGTTGAAGTTGGAAACTACTTAGCTGGTTTAACAGGCGATGTTAAAGGTTTACGCATTGCTGTACCGAAAGAATACTTAGGCGAAGGTGTTGGCGAAGAAGCTCGTGAGTCAGTACTAGCTGCTTTAAAAGTATTAGAAGGTATGGGCGCAACTTGGGAGGAAGTATCTCTTCCACACTCTAAATACGCTCTAGCAACGTATTACTTATTATCTTCTTCTGAAGCATCTGCTAACCTTTCACGCTTTGATGGCGTACGTTACGGTGTTCGTTCTGATAATGTAAATAACTTATTAGATCTTTACAAAAACACACGTAGCGAAGGTTTCGGTGACGAAGTAAAACGCCGTATTATGCTTGGTACATTTGCACTTAGCTCTGGTTACTATGATGCATATTACAAAAAAGCACAACAAGTACGTACATTAATTAAAAACGACTTTGAAAATGTATTTGCTAACTACGATGTTATTATTGGACCAACAACGCCAACTCCAGCATTTAAAGTGGGCGAAAAAGTGGATGATCCAATGACAATGTATGCAAACGACATTTTAACAATCCCAGTAAACTTAGCAGGTGTTCCAGCGATTTCTGTTCCATGTGGATTCGGTGCTAATAGTATGCCACTTGGATTACAAATCATTGGTAAACACTTCGATGAAGCGACAATTTACCGCGTTGCACATGCGTTTGAGCAAGCAACAGACTATCATACAAAAAAAGCAAGTCTGTAA
- the gatB gene encoding Asp-tRNA(Asn)/Glu-tRNA(Gln) amidotransferase subunit GatB, producing MNLETIIGLEVHVELKTNSKIFSASPTEFGAEPNTQTSVIDLGYPGVLPTLNKEAVNFAMKAAMALNCEIATETKFDRKNYFYPDNPKAYQISQFDKPIGENGWIEIEVDGKKKRIGITRLHLEEDAGKSTHTADGSLVDYNRQGMPLIEIVSEPDMRTPEEAYAYLEKLKSIIQYTGVSDCKMEEGSLRCDANISLRPVGQEKFGTKAELKNLNSFTYVQKGLEHEQVRQEKELLSGGIIQQETRRYDEATKKTILMRIKEGSDDYRYFPEPDLVELYIDDAWKEEVRASIPELPDARKARYVAEIGLPAYDAHVLTLTKEMSDFFEATITDGADAKLTSNWLMGEVLAYLNKQQKELKDVALTPAGLSKMVQLIEKGTISSKIAKKVFNELIEKGGDPEEIVKAKGLVQISDEGTLRKVVTEILDNNEQSIEDFKNGKDRAIGFLVGQIMKATKGQANPPLVNKILLEEINKR from the coding sequence ATGAATTTAGAAACAATTATTGGTTTAGAGGTTCACGTTGAGTTAAAAACAAATTCGAAAATTTTCTCTGCGAGTCCAACAGAATTCGGAGCAGAGCCAAATACACAAACGAGTGTAATTGACTTAGGATACCCAGGGGTACTTCCAACTTTAAATAAAGAAGCAGTTAACTTTGCAATGAAAGCTGCAATGGCATTAAACTGTGAAATCGCAACGGAAACGAAGTTCGACCGTAAAAACTATTTCTATCCAGATAATCCGAAAGCTTACCAAATCTCTCAGTTTGATAAGCCAATTGGAGAAAATGGTTGGATTGAAATCGAAGTAGATGGCAAAAAGAAACGTATCGGTATTACACGTCTTCATTTAGAAGAAGATGCTGGTAAATCAACGCATACAGCTGACGGGTCATTAGTAGACTATAACCGTCAAGGTATGCCTTTAATCGAAATCGTGTCTGAGCCAGATATGCGTACGCCAGAAGAAGCATACGCATACTTAGAGAAGTTAAAATCAATCATTCAATACACTGGCGTATCTGATTGTAAGATGGAAGAAGGTTCTCTACGTTGTGATGCGAATATTTCCCTTCGTCCAGTTGGACAAGAGAAATTCGGTACAAAAGCAGAACTGAAAAACTTAAACTCATTCACTTACGTACAAAAAGGTCTTGAGCACGAACAAGTGCGTCAAGAAAAAGAATTGTTATCTGGTGGTATCATCCAACAAGAAACACGTCGTTATGATGAAGCAACGAAGAAAACAATCTTAATGCGTATAAAAGAAGGATCTGACGATTACCGTTACTTCCCAGAGCCAGATTTAGTTGAACTTTATATCGATGATGCGTGGAAAGAAGAAGTGCGTGCTTCTATTCCAGAACTTCCAGATGCACGTAAAGCTCGCTATGTTGCTGAAATTGGATTACCAGCTTATGATGCACACGTATTAACATTAACGAAAGAGATGTCTGATTTCTTTGAAGCAACAATTACAGATGGAGCAGATGCGAAATTAACATCAAACTGGTTAATGGGTGAAGTACTTGCATACTTAAACAAACAACAAAAAGAATTAAAAGATGTTGCATTAACGCCTGCTGGTTTATCTAAAATGGTTCAATTAATTGAAAAAGGTACAATTTCTTCTAAAATCGCGAAGAAAGTATTTAACGAGTTAATTGAAAAAGGTGGAGATCCAGAAGAAATCGTTAAAGCGAAAGGTCTTGTTCAAATTTCTGACGAAGGTACACTTCGTAAAGTCGTAACAGAAATCCTTGATAATAATGAACAATCTATTGAAGACTTCAAAAACGGTAAAGACCGTGCAATTGGCTTCTTAGTTGGTCAAATTATGAAAGCGACAAAAGGACAAGCAAACCCACCGCTTGTTAACAAAATCTTACTTGAAGAGATTAATAAGCGATAA